From Falco cherrug isolate bFalChe1 chromosome 4, bFalChe1.pri, whole genome shotgun sequence, one genomic window encodes:
- the NUDT16L1 gene encoding tudor-interacting repair regulator protein isoform X2 gives MAAMGAMAAMGALPAMGALPPLPTLGVPGVPELKPLTRYEAMRLGPGWSHSCHAMLYAPNPGMLFGRIPLRYAVLVMGMVRVPLYTQKDRMGGLPNFLGNSFVGTAKFQLLFALKILNMVPEEKLAEAVAATQKPKKPAIDQAAAVTGNPPATKPSNELAMPAKTGNELAERAENQAAAQAAAEQAVAGLQSHVVAEQLVAVPVAEAVEQPAGLGADAVAEQPVAEPME, from the exons ATGGCGGCCATGGGGGCGATGGCGGCCATGGGGGCGCTGCCCGCCATGGGagcgctgccgccgctgccgaCGCTGGGGGTACCGGGCGTGCCCGAGCTGAAGCCGCTGACGCGGTACGAGGCCATGCGGCTGGGCCCGGGCTGGAGCCACTCGTGCCACGCCATGCTGTACGCGCCCAACCCGGGCATGCTGTTCGGCCGCATCCCGCTGCGCTACGCCGTGCTG GTGATGGGCATGGTCCGTGTCCCTCTCTACACCCAGAAGGACCGCATGGGCGGGCTGCCCAACTTCCTGGGCAACTCCTTCGTTGGAACCGCCAAATTCCAGCTACTCTTTGCCCTGAAGATCTTGAACATGGTGCCGGAGGAGAAGCTGGCCGAGGCGGTGGCTGCCACGCAGAAGCCGAAGAAGCCGGCCATTgaccaggcagcagcagtgacaggaaACCCGCCTGCCACTAAGCCCTCGAACGAGCTGGCGATGCCCGCTAAAACAGGCAACGAATTGGCAGAGAGGGCCGAGAACCAGGCAGCTGCGCAGGCAGCCGCCGAGCAGGCAGTGGCCGGGCTGCAGAGCCACGTTgtggcagagcagctggtggctgtgccGGTGGCCGAGGCAGTGGAGCagccggcggggctgggggcagatgCTGTGGCAGAGCAGCCCGTGGCTGAGCCGATGGAGTGA
- the NUDT16L1 gene encoding tudor-interacting repair regulator protein isoform X1: protein MAAMGAMAAMGALPAMGALPPLPTLGVPGVPELKPLTRYEAMRLGPGWSHSCHAMLYAPNPGMLFGRIPLRYAVLMQMRFDGLLGFPGGFVDRRYWSLEDGLNRVLGLGLGCVRLTEADYLCSHLTEGPHRVVAHFYARQLTLEELHTIEISAVHSRDHGLEVMGMVRVPLYTQKDRMGGLPNFLGNSFVGTAKFQLLFALKILNMVPEEKLAEAVAATQKPKKPAIDQAAAVTGNPPATKPSNELAMPAKTGNELAERAENQAAAQAAAEQAVAGLQSHVVAEQLVAVPVAEAVEQPAGLGADAVAEQPVAEPME from the exons ATGGCGGCCATGGGGGCGATGGCGGCCATGGGGGCGCTGCCCGCCATGGGagcgctgccgccgctgccgaCGCTGGGGGTACCGGGCGTGCCCGAGCTGAAGCCGCTGACGCGGTACGAGGCCATGCGGCTGGGCCCGGGCTGGAGCCACTCGTGCCACGCCATGCTGTACGCGCCCAACCCGGGCATGCTGTTCGGCCGCATCCCGCTGCGCTACGCCGTGCTG ATGCAGATGCGATTTGACGGACTACTGGGCTTTCCCGGGGGGTTCGTGGATCGCCGTTACTGGTCCCTGGAGGACGGTCTGAATCGGGTGCTGGGCTTGGGTTTGGGCTGTGTGCGCCTGACGGAAGCTGACTATCTGTGCTCGCACCTGACAGAGGGGCCACATCGAGTGGTGGCACACTTCTACGCCAGGCAGCTGACCCTGGAGGAGCTGCATACCATCGAGATCAGCGCGGTGCATTCCCGAGACCACGGGCTGGAG GTGATGGGCATGGTCCGTGTCCCTCTCTACACCCAGAAGGACCGCATGGGCGGGCTGCCCAACTTCCTGGGCAACTCCTTCGTTGGAACCGCCAAATTCCAGCTACTCTTTGCCCTGAAGATCTTGAACATGGTGCCGGAGGAGAAGCTGGCCGAGGCGGTGGCTGCCACGCAGAAGCCGAAGAAGCCGGCCATTgaccaggcagcagcagtgacaggaaACCCGCCTGCCACTAAGCCCTCGAACGAGCTGGCGATGCCCGCTAAAACAGGCAACGAATTGGCAGAGAGGGCCGAGAACCAGGCAGCTGCGCAGGCAGCCGCCGAGCAGGCAGTGGCCGGGCTGCAGAGCCACGTTgtggcagagcagctggtggctgtgccGGTGGCCGAGGCAGTGGAGCagccggcggggctgggggcagatgCTGTGGCAGAGCAGCCCGTGGCTGAGCCGATGGAGTGA
- the NAA60 gene encoding N-alpha-acetyltransferase 60: MTEEVPPTALTDVNLRLLCHDDIDTVKQLCGDWFPIEYPDSWYRDITSNKKFFSLAATYRGSIVGMIVAEIKSRTKVHKEDGDILASNFPVDTQVAYILSLGVVKEFRKHGIGSLLLESLKDHISTTAQDHCKAIYLHVLTTNNTAINFYENRDFKQHHYLPYYYSIRGVLKDGFTYVLYINGGHPPWTILYPLLSV; encoded by the exons ATGACAGAGGAGGTGCCCCCGACTGCACTTACGGATGTAAACCTGCGTCTTCTCTGCCACGATGACATAGACACAGTGAAACAGCTCTGTGGCGACTGGTTCCCAATAGA GTACCCTGACTCATGGTACCGAGATATCACTTCCAACAAGAAGTTCTTTTCCCTGGCAGCCACATATAGAGGCTCCATCGTGGGAATGATAGTGGCAGAGATCAAGAGCAGAACAAAGGTGCATAAAGAG GATGGAGACATCCTAGCTTCCAATTTTCCTGTGGACACTCAAGTTGCTTACATCCTAAGTCTTGGAGTGGTGAAGGAGTTCAGAAAACATGGAATAG GTTCGCTCTTGCTTGAAAGTTTAAAAGACCACATATCAACGACTGCCCAGGATCACTGCAAAGCCATCTACCTGCACGTCCTCACCACTAACAACACAGCAATAAACTTCTATGAAAACAGAGACTTTAAACAGCACCACTATCTTCCCTATTATTATTCCATCAGAGGGGTCCTCAAAGATGGCTTTACCTATGTCCTGTACATCAATGGCGGGCATCCACCCTGGACAATCTTATATCCTTTACTTTCAGTCTGA